One Clupea harengus chromosome 12, Ch_v2.0.2, whole genome shotgun sequence DNA segment encodes these proteins:
- the LOC105889754 gene encoding serine/threonine-protein phosphatase with EF-hands 2 isoform X1, with protein MNPKGKYRPICTVCSKISYPPKNKHTHTHTHTHTHTHTHTHSETLSLPLVTTAMRAALLIQRWYRQYVARLEMRRRCTWNIFQSIEYAGEQDQIKLYNFFAYLMDHFTPASSERNLISHIFRENDLLRDIEWERYFNYKSIEIPEDYCGPYLTFPLTASNVTELVEAFRNKQQLHSRYVLQLLGETWKLLRLLPNINHVSTCHTKEITICGDLHGHLEDLLLVFYKNGLPSMETPYVFNGDYVDRGKNSIEILLILFAFLLLYPNDVHLNRGNHEDHIVNLRYGFTKEVLGKYRLHGKKILKLLQKIFSWLPLATVIDQKVLIVHGGISDTFDLKIIAKMDRHRYVSSLKPPKSRRLLLKSKLSDQESDTEEAGAEDSGSSSTRGGGGIRRTCSMTHSSPSSGVDRSLLQRRSLQSHSSVDDELQERRRQAGLGVSPSHSDDQQSYCSDKDAELTEAVEADAEEWKQIVDLLWSDPMSMEGCVPNEVRGGGCYWGPDVTEEVLNRHSLQLLIRSHECKQEGYEFCHNRKVLTIFSASNYYEEGSNRGAYIRLGPDLVPHLIQYQATRTTRDLTLRQSVGRTERSALRALREQLFAHKSDLISAFQKYDPDNTGWISLKDWAVAMETVFHLALPWRVLRSQLVSTTKDGMLDYQSWFKELAIMEPNKELAHTNVLETLYKHHSNLETIFRVIDTDNSGFISFEEFRQTWKLLSSHLKMEISDEAIVDLAHSIDFNHDGSIDINEFMEAFRLVDSTHHDMATA; from the exons ATGAATCCAAAAGGTAAGTATCGTCCAATCTGTACAGTCTGTTCCAAAATCAGTTAtcccccaaaaaacaaacacacacacacacacacacacacacacacacacacacacacacacacacactctgaaaccctgtctctccctctcgttaCCACAGCCATGAGGGCAGCCCTGCTGATCCAGCGCTGGTACCGTCAGTATGTGGCCCGGCTGGAGATGAGGCGCCGCTGCACCTGGAACATTTTCCAGTCCATCGAATATGCGGGGGAGCAGGACCAGATAAAG CTGTATAATTTCTTTGCCTACCTCATGGACCACTTCACCCCTGCCAGCAGTGAGA gAAACCTAATCTCCCATATCTTCAGGGAAAACGACTTGCTGCGAGATATTGAGTGGGAGCGCTACTTTAACTATAAGAGCATTGAGATTCCAGAAGATTACTGTGGACCTTACCTCACATTCCCTCTGACTGCTTCCAATGTCACGGAGCTGGTGGAAGCATTTAGAAACAAACAA CAGCTTCACTCACGCTatgtcctccagctcctcggGGAAACATGGAAACTGTTGCGCCTCCTGCCAAACATAAACCACGTGTCCACCTGCCACACTAAGGAAATAACCATCTGCG GAGATCTGCATGGCCATCTGGAGGATCTGCTCTTGGTATTTTATAAG AATGGCTTGCCATCCATGGAGACTCCTTATGTCTTCAATGGAGACTATGTGGATCGAGGGAAGAATTCAATTGAGATTCTCTTGATTCTATTTGCTTTCCTACTCCTGTATCCAAATGATGTCCATTTGAATAGAGGCAACCATGAGGATCATATTGTTAATCTCAG GTATGGCTTCACCAAAGAAGTTCTGGGGAAATACAGG CTCCATGGCAAGAAGATCCTCAAGCTGCTGCAGAAGATCTTCAGCTGGCTGCCCCTTGCCACGGTGATCGATCAGAAAGTTCTCATTGTACACGGAGGGATCTCAGACACATTTGACCTCAAAATCATTGCCAAAATGGATAGGCACAGA TATGTGTCATCGCTGAAGCCCCCTAAAAGCCGGCGACTTCTGCTCAAAAGCAAGTTGAGCGACCAAGAGTCTGACACAGAGGAAGCAGGGGCTGAGGACAGTGGCTCCAGCAGCACCAGGGGCGGCGGGGGGATCAGGAGGACGTGCTCCATGACCCACAGCAGCCCCTCGTCGGGGGTCGACCGCTCCTTGCTCCAGCGGCGCTCCCTCCAGTCCCACAGCAGCGTAGACGACGAGCTGCAGGAGAGGAGGCGCCAAGCCGGCCTCGGCGTCAGCCCGTCCCACAGCGACGACCAGCAGTCGTACTGCTCAGACAAGGACGCCGAGCTCACAGAAGCCGTGGAGGCCGACGCGGAGGAGTGGAAACAG ATTGTAGACCTGCTATGGAGTGACCCCATGTCCATGGAGGGCTGCGTTCCCAATGAGGTGCGGGGCGGCGGCTGCTACTGGGGCCCGGACGTGACGGAGGAGGTGCTGAACAGACACAGCCTGCAGCTGCTCATCCGCTCCCATGAGTGCAAACAGGAGGGCTACGAGTTCTGCCACAACCGCAAA GTCCTGACCATATTCTCTGCCTCCAACTACTACGAGGAGGGGAGCAATAGAGGAGCCTACATCAGACTGGGTCCAGACCTGGTTCCCCATCTCATCCAATACCAGGCTACTCGTACTACAAGGGACCTAACGCTAAGGCAAAG TGTGGGGAGAACCGAGCGTTCTGCTCTGCGTGCATTAAGGGAACAACTCTTTGCTCACAAGTCTGACCTTATCAGTGCCTTCCAGAAATATGACCCAGACAACACAG GTTGGATCTCGCTGAAGGACtgggctgttgccatggagacagtgTTTCATCTGGCCTTGCCTTGGCGCGTGCTGCGCTCTCAACTGGTGAGCACCACTAAGGACGGCATGCTGGACTACCAGAGCTGGTTCAAGGAGCTCGCCATCATGGAGCCCAACAAAgag ctggcacacacaaacgtgctGGAGACTCTGTACAAACATCACTCCAACCTAGAGACGATCTTTCGGGTCATAGACACAGACAACTCAG GATTTATCTCCTTTGAGGAGTTCCGTCAGACGTGGAAGCTGCTGAGCTCTCACCTGAAGATGGAAATCAGTGACGAGGCCATCGTCGACCTCGCCCACAGTATCGACTTCAACCATGACGGAAGCATCGACATCAACGAGTTCATGGAGGCCTTCCGGCTAGTGGACAGCACTCATCACGACATGGCAACAGCCTGA
- the LOC105889754 gene encoding serine/threonine-protein phosphatase with EF-hands 2 isoform X3: MGCGITKSNQLQLKKCDRGHLSVPASTAMRAALLIQRWYRQYVARLEMRRRCTWNIFQSIEYAGEQDQIKLYNFFAYLMDHFTPASSERNLISHIFRENDLLRDIEWERYFNYKSIEIPEDYCGPYLTFPLTASNVTELVEAFRNKQQLHSRYVLQLLGETWKLLRLLPNINHVSTCHTKEITICGDLHGHLEDLLLVFYKNGLPSMETPYVFNGDYVDRGKNSIEILLILFAFLLLYPNDVHLNRGNHEDHIVNLRYGFTKEVLGKYRLHGKKILKLLQKIFSWLPLATVIDQKVLIVHGGISDTFDLKIIAKMDRHRYVSSLKPPKSRRLLLKSKLSDQESDTEEAGAEDSGSSSTRGGGGIRRTCSMTHSSPSSGVDRSLLQRRSLQSHSSVDDELQERRRQAGLGVSPSHSDDQQSYCSDKDAELTEAVEADAEEWKQIVDLLWSDPMSMEGCVPNEVRGGGCYWGPDVTEEVLNRHSLQLLIRSHECKQEGYEFCHNRKVLTIFSASNYYEEGSNRGAYIRLGPDLVPHLIQYQATRTTRDLTLRQSVGRTERSALRALREQLFAHKSDLISAFQKYDPDNTGWISLKDWAVAMETVFHLALPWRVLRSQLVSTTKDGMLDYQSWFKELAIMEPNKELAHTNVLETLYKHHSNLETIFRVIDTDNSGFISFEEFRQTWKLLSSHLKMEISDEAIVDLAHSIDFNHDGSIDINEFMEAFRLVDSTHHDMATA; encoded by the exons CCATGAGGGCAGCCCTGCTGATCCAGCGCTGGTACCGTCAGTATGTGGCCCGGCTGGAGATGAGGCGCCGCTGCACCTGGAACATTTTCCAGTCCATCGAATATGCGGGGGAGCAGGACCAGATAAAG CTGTATAATTTCTTTGCCTACCTCATGGACCACTTCACCCCTGCCAGCAGTGAGA gAAACCTAATCTCCCATATCTTCAGGGAAAACGACTTGCTGCGAGATATTGAGTGGGAGCGCTACTTTAACTATAAGAGCATTGAGATTCCAGAAGATTACTGTGGACCTTACCTCACATTCCCTCTGACTGCTTCCAATGTCACGGAGCTGGTGGAAGCATTTAGAAACAAACAA CAGCTTCACTCACGCTatgtcctccagctcctcggGGAAACATGGAAACTGTTGCGCCTCCTGCCAAACATAAACCACGTGTCCACCTGCCACACTAAGGAAATAACCATCTGCG GAGATCTGCATGGCCATCTGGAGGATCTGCTCTTGGTATTTTATAAG AATGGCTTGCCATCCATGGAGACTCCTTATGTCTTCAATGGAGACTATGTGGATCGAGGGAAGAATTCAATTGAGATTCTCTTGATTCTATTTGCTTTCCTACTCCTGTATCCAAATGATGTCCATTTGAATAGAGGCAACCATGAGGATCATATTGTTAATCTCAG GTATGGCTTCACCAAAGAAGTTCTGGGGAAATACAGG CTCCATGGCAAGAAGATCCTCAAGCTGCTGCAGAAGATCTTCAGCTGGCTGCCCCTTGCCACGGTGATCGATCAGAAAGTTCTCATTGTACACGGAGGGATCTCAGACACATTTGACCTCAAAATCATTGCCAAAATGGATAGGCACAGA TATGTGTCATCGCTGAAGCCCCCTAAAAGCCGGCGACTTCTGCTCAAAAGCAAGTTGAGCGACCAAGAGTCTGACACAGAGGAAGCAGGGGCTGAGGACAGTGGCTCCAGCAGCACCAGGGGCGGCGGGGGGATCAGGAGGACGTGCTCCATGACCCACAGCAGCCCCTCGTCGGGGGTCGACCGCTCCTTGCTCCAGCGGCGCTCCCTCCAGTCCCACAGCAGCGTAGACGACGAGCTGCAGGAGAGGAGGCGCCAAGCCGGCCTCGGCGTCAGCCCGTCCCACAGCGACGACCAGCAGTCGTACTGCTCAGACAAGGACGCCGAGCTCACAGAAGCCGTGGAGGCCGACGCGGAGGAGTGGAAACAG ATTGTAGACCTGCTATGGAGTGACCCCATGTCCATGGAGGGCTGCGTTCCCAATGAGGTGCGGGGCGGCGGCTGCTACTGGGGCCCGGACGTGACGGAGGAGGTGCTGAACAGACACAGCCTGCAGCTGCTCATCCGCTCCCATGAGTGCAAACAGGAGGGCTACGAGTTCTGCCACAACCGCAAA GTCCTGACCATATTCTCTGCCTCCAACTACTACGAGGAGGGGAGCAATAGAGGAGCCTACATCAGACTGGGTCCAGACCTGGTTCCCCATCTCATCCAATACCAGGCTACTCGTACTACAAGGGACCTAACGCTAAGGCAAAG TGTGGGGAGAACCGAGCGTTCTGCTCTGCGTGCATTAAGGGAACAACTCTTTGCTCACAAGTCTGACCTTATCAGTGCCTTCCAGAAATATGACCCAGACAACACAG GTTGGATCTCGCTGAAGGACtgggctgttgccatggagacagtgTTTCATCTGGCCTTGCCTTGGCGCGTGCTGCGCTCTCAACTGGTGAGCACCACTAAGGACGGCATGCTGGACTACCAGAGCTGGTTCAAGGAGCTCGCCATCATGGAGCCCAACAAAgag ctggcacacacaaacgtgctGGAGACTCTGTACAAACATCACTCCAACCTAGAGACGATCTTTCGGGTCATAGACACAGACAACTCAG GATTTATCTCCTTTGAGGAGTTCCGTCAGACGTGGAAGCTGCTGAGCTCTCACCTGAAGATGGAAATCAGTGACGAGGCCATCGTCGACCTCGCCCACAGTATCGACTTCAACCATGACGGAAGCATCGACATCAACGAGTTCATGGAGGCCTTCCGGCTAGTGGACAGCACTCATCACGACATGGCAACAGCCTGA
- the LOC105889754 gene encoding serine/threonine-protein phosphatase with EF-hands 2 isoform X2: MAAHKAMGCGITKSNQLQLKKCDRGHLSVPASTAMRAALLIQRWYRQYVARLEMRRRCTWNIFQSIEYAGEQDQIKLYNFFAYLMDHFTPASSERNLISHIFRENDLLRDIEWERYFNYKSIEIPEDYCGPYLTFPLTASNVTELVEAFRNKQQLHSRYVLQLLGETWKLLRLLPNINHVSTCHTKEITICGDLHGHLEDLLLVFYKNGLPSMETPYVFNGDYVDRGKNSIEILLILFAFLLLYPNDVHLNRGNHEDHIVNLRYGFTKEVLGKYRLHGKKILKLLQKIFSWLPLATVIDQKVLIVHGGISDTFDLKIIAKMDRHRYVSSLKPPKSRRLLLKSKLSDQESDTEEAGAEDSGSSSTRGGGGIRRTCSMTHSSPSSGVDRSLLQRRSLQSHSSVDDELQERRRQAGLGVSPSHSDDQQSYCSDKDAELTEAVEADAEEWKQIVDLLWSDPMSMEGCVPNEVRGGGCYWGPDVTEEVLNRHSLQLLIRSHECKQEGYEFCHNRKVLTIFSASNYYEEGSNRGAYIRLGPDLVPHLIQYQATRTTRDLTLRQSVGRTERSALRALREQLFAHKSDLISAFQKYDPDNTGWISLKDWAVAMETVFHLALPWRVLRSQLVSTTKDGMLDYQSWFKELAIMEPNKELAHTNVLETLYKHHSNLETIFRVIDTDNSGFISFEEFRQTWKLLSSHLKMEISDEAIVDLAHSIDFNHDGSIDINEFMEAFRLVDSTHHDMATA, translated from the exons CCATGAGGGCAGCCCTGCTGATCCAGCGCTGGTACCGTCAGTATGTGGCCCGGCTGGAGATGAGGCGCCGCTGCACCTGGAACATTTTCCAGTCCATCGAATATGCGGGGGAGCAGGACCAGATAAAG CTGTATAATTTCTTTGCCTACCTCATGGACCACTTCACCCCTGCCAGCAGTGAGA gAAACCTAATCTCCCATATCTTCAGGGAAAACGACTTGCTGCGAGATATTGAGTGGGAGCGCTACTTTAACTATAAGAGCATTGAGATTCCAGAAGATTACTGTGGACCTTACCTCACATTCCCTCTGACTGCTTCCAATGTCACGGAGCTGGTGGAAGCATTTAGAAACAAACAA CAGCTTCACTCACGCTatgtcctccagctcctcggGGAAACATGGAAACTGTTGCGCCTCCTGCCAAACATAAACCACGTGTCCACCTGCCACACTAAGGAAATAACCATCTGCG GAGATCTGCATGGCCATCTGGAGGATCTGCTCTTGGTATTTTATAAG AATGGCTTGCCATCCATGGAGACTCCTTATGTCTTCAATGGAGACTATGTGGATCGAGGGAAGAATTCAATTGAGATTCTCTTGATTCTATTTGCTTTCCTACTCCTGTATCCAAATGATGTCCATTTGAATAGAGGCAACCATGAGGATCATATTGTTAATCTCAG GTATGGCTTCACCAAAGAAGTTCTGGGGAAATACAGG CTCCATGGCAAGAAGATCCTCAAGCTGCTGCAGAAGATCTTCAGCTGGCTGCCCCTTGCCACGGTGATCGATCAGAAAGTTCTCATTGTACACGGAGGGATCTCAGACACATTTGACCTCAAAATCATTGCCAAAATGGATAGGCACAGA TATGTGTCATCGCTGAAGCCCCCTAAAAGCCGGCGACTTCTGCTCAAAAGCAAGTTGAGCGACCAAGAGTCTGACACAGAGGAAGCAGGGGCTGAGGACAGTGGCTCCAGCAGCACCAGGGGCGGCGGGGGGATCAGGAGGACGTGCTCCATGACCCACAGCAGCCCCTCGTCGGGGGTCGACCGCTCCTTGCTCCAGCGGCGCTCCCTCCAGTCCCACAGCAGCGTAGACGACGAGCTGCAGGAGAGGAGGCGCCAAGCCGGCCTCGGCGTCAGCCCGTCCCACAGCGACGACCAGCAGTCGTACTGCTCAGACAAGGACGCCGAGCTCACAGAAGCCGTGGAGGCCGACGCGGAGGAGTGGAAACAG ATTGTAGACCTGCTATGGAGTGACCCCATGTCCATGGAGGGCTGCGTTCCCAATGAGGTGCGGGGCGGCGGCTGCTACTGGGGCCCGGACGTGACGGAGGAGGTGCTGAACAGACACAGCCTGCAGCTGCTCATCCGCTCCCATGAGTGCAAACAGGAGGGCTACGAGTTCTGCCACAACCGCAAA GTCCTGACCATATTCTCTGCCTCCAACTACTACGAGGAGGGGAGCAATAGAGGAGCCTACATCAGACTGGGTCCAGACCTGGTTCCCCATCTCATCCAATACCAGGCTACTCGTACTACAAGGGACCTAACGCTAAGGCAAAG TGTGGGGAGAACCGAGCGTTCTGCTCTGCGTGCATTAAGGGAACAACTCTTTGCTCACAAGTCTGACCTTATCAGTGCCTTCCAGAAATATGACCCAGACAACACAG GTTGGATCTCGCTGAAGGACtgggctgttgccatggagacagtgTTTCATCTGGCCTTGCCTTGGCGCGTGCTGCGCTCTCAACTGGTGAGCACCACTAAGGACGGCATGCTGGACTACCAGAGCTGGTTCAAGGAGCTCGCCATCATGGAGCCCAACAAAgag ctggcacacacaaacgtgctGGAGACTCTGTACAAACATCACTCCAACCTAGAGACGATCTTTCGGGTCATAGACACAGACAACTCAG GATTTATCTCCTTTGAGGAGTTCCGTCAGACGTGGAAGCTGCTGAGCTCTCACCTGAAGATGGAAATCAGTGACGAGGCCATCGTCGACCTCGCCCACAGTATCGACTTCAACCATGACGGAAGCATCGACATCAACGAGTTCATGGAGGCCTTCCGGCTAGTGGACAGCACTCATCACGACATGGCAACAGCCTGA